In the genome of Calliopsis andreniformis isolate RMS-2024a chromosome 10, iyCalAndr_principal, whole genome shotgun sequence, one region contains:
- the LOC143185023 gene encoding uncharacterized protein LOC143185023 — protein sequence MTVAKANGTTTVPTTSIFMEEEKKLQNNALTAYKMKEEETVEDEITLEDLAPDGGWGWIVAMAMILVFITTFGPTSSFAIIFGDFLEATGQAGTAMTLFNSVFMVTFSMAGLMTNTLLKKYAMRPVGVFGAILFSVPNVGLAFVTNVYEMAFLNFLQGMGLGLIITICNTNFNAYFVKKRAPVMSAAQVIVGMGGIAYPICIEKLMKAYGFRGTALITGAMSLHCIVGMTMMHPVEWHAKKPEEVREERARQRRERLYSLSSNHCANDFTHAPPKTRWSSLTSLKHESGKHVPLLIETLKEPVQRVASISELEDRVYHRKRSGSMRELLTRRMSTLSSSSLANLVTGIGGFADIKHQFEKSKEKRTEKGVQVSMQEDDCLRKSEITEIFGGFLEMSLLKNCGFLNICLGVSFVLSSDFTFSCLLPLMMTNNGFTKSHAALAITICATAEVVSRILLAIFSLLFTVKAKYIFFVAMICMAFAKIGYLLYNDTLTGTLVMIAVIGIVRSWLLVPQPLVIIEDVSIEKFASAYGIFGAISGMISILFGPLVGFMKDWTNSFVVCQFALIFMNILFVIPWAVQFLSVDLSRRREQKNKIAGQSSGPLSVN from the exons ATGACGGTGGCCAAAGCTAATGGAACGACCACGGTGCCAACTACCAGTATTTTCATGGAGGAAGAAAAGAAGCTGCAAAACAACGCGTTAACAGCTTATAAAATGAAAGAGGAAGAAACGGTAGAGGACGAAATCACGCTGGAGGATTTAGCACCGGATGGTGGATGGGGATGGATAGTTGCCATGGCTATGATTTTAGTATTT ATTACAACTTTTGGACCAACGTCGTCGTTTGCAATCATTTTCGGTGATTTTCTGGAAGCCACAGGCCAAGCGGGTACAGCAATGACACTTTTTAATTCCGTTTTCATGGTCACATTTTCTATGGCTG GTTTGATGACTAACACGCTACTGAAAAAATACGCCATGAGGCCAGTAGGCGTTTTCGGAGCGATATTATTCTCAGTGCCGAATGTTGGTCTAGCGTTTGTCACCAATGTCTATGAAATGGCCTTTTTGAACTTCCTTCAGGGAATGGGTCTCGGTCTAATCATCACTATTTGCAACACAAACTTTAACGCCTATTTTGTGAAGAAAAGGGCGCCA GTAATGAGTGCAGCTCAAGTTATTGTTGGCATGGGTGGCATTGCGTACCCTATTTGTATAGAGAAGTTGATGAAGGCATATGGATTTCGAG GCACAGCATTGATAACGGGTGCAATGAGTTTACATTGCATCGTTGGAATGACGATGATGCACCCTGTAGAGTGGCACGCGAAGAAACCTGAAGAGGTTCGCGAAGAAAGAGCACGCCAAAGGCGAGAACGATTATACAGCTTGTCATCGAATCATTGCGCGAATGATTTCACTCATGCACCACCGAAAACGAGGTGGAGCAGTTTGACAAGCCTCAAACATGAAAGCGGGAAACACGTCCCTCTTCTTATTGAAACACTAAAG GAACCTGTGCAAAGGGTGGCTTCCATTTCCGAGCTTGAGGACAGAGTTTATCATAGGAAAAGATCTGGGTCGATGCGTGAGCTCTTAACGAGACGCATGTCGACGTTGTCTTCGTCGAGTTTGGCAAATTTGGTGACAGGAATCGGAGGTttcgcagacatcaaacatcagttTGAAAAATCGAAAGAGAAACGAACAGAGAAAGGTGTTCAGGTTTCTATGCAAGAAGATGACTGTCTTAGGAAATCTGAGATAAC GGAGATCTTTGGAGGCTTCCTCGAAATGTCACTGCTGAAGAACTGTGGTTTCTTAAATATTTGCCTGGGCGTCAGTTTTGTCTTGTCGAGTGATTTTACATTCTCCTGTTTGCTACCATTGATGATGACTAACAATGGCTTCACAAAAAGTCATGCAGCTTTGGCGATCACTATCTGCGCTACCGCTGAAGTTGTGTCCAGGATTCTGCTTGCAATTTTCAGTCTCTTGTTCACAGTCAAAGCAAAATACATATTCTTCGTTGCCATGATTTGCATGGCGTTTGCTAAAATTG gatatttattatataacgACACACTTACGGGCACGCTTGTGATGATAGCAGTCATTGGGATAGTTAGATCATGGCTACTTGTGCCTCAACCGTTGGTTATCATAGAAGATGTCAGTATTGAGAAATTCGCTTCTGCTTATGGGATATTTGGTGCCATTAGTGGCATGATTTCTATACTATTTGGGCCACTTGTTG GCTTCATGAAGGACTGGACCAACAGCTTCGTAGTCTGTCAATTCGCTCTTATATTTATGAATATCCTGTTCGTTATTCCCTGGGCAGTACAGTTCCTTTCAGTGGATCTGTCAAGGAGGAGggaacagaagaataaaattgccGGTCAAAGTTCCGGTCCCCTCTCAGTGAACTAA
- the LOC143185026 gene encoding cytochrome c iso-1/iso-2, protein MGDVAKGKTLFVRMCAMCHTANKDGRHKVGPNLFGIMGKTCGTSPGFSYTDSMKSKGVKWDESTMNEYLEFPRKFIPGTRMVFNGIKNPTDRRDIIAYLWSLK, encoded by the exons ATGGGAGACGTAGCTAAGGGGAAGACGTTATTCGTACGAATGTGTGCAATGTGTCATACAGCGAATAAGGATGGCAGACACAAAGTAGGCCCGAACCTTTTCGGTATCATGGGCAAAACATGTGGTA CTAGTCCAGGATTCAGCTATACCGACTCCATGAAATCAAAAGGCGTCAAGTGGGACGAGAGCACGATGAACGAGTATTTGGAATTCCCCAGAAAGTTTATCCCCGGAACCAGAATGGTATTCAATGGCATCAAGAACCCAACAGATCGCAGAGACATAATAGCTTACTTATGGTCGTTGAAATGA